A window of Ketobacter sp. MCCC 1A13808 contains these coding sequences:
- the rnt gene encoding ribonuclease T — MSDDNTALCNRFRGYLPVVIDVETGGFNHETDALLEIAAVILDMDENGNLIPGQQIHHHVVPFEGANIEQAALDFTGIDPYHPFRGAVDEVVAIKDMFRAVRQAMKEANCTRSILVGHNAFFDRDFVNAAVNRNGIKRNPFHPFSCFDTATIGGLAVGQTVLAKACRAAHIQFSNSEAHSAIYDAMKTAEFFCWVVNRWKAMGGWPLRENDGHPL, encoded by the coding sequence ATGAGTGACGATAATACCGCCCTGTGTAACCGCTTCCGTGGCTATCTTCCTGTAGTCATCGATGTTGAGACCGGTGGCTTTAACCATGAGACCGATGCGTTATTGGAAATTGCTGCTGTCATCCTGGATATGGATGAAAACGGCAACCTGATTCCGGGACAGCAGATTCACCACCATGTGGTGCCCTTCGAGGGTGCCAACATAGAACAGGCCGCCCTGGATTTTACCGGTATCGACCCCTACCACCCATTCCGAGGTGCGGTGGATGAAGTCGTCGCGATCAAAGATATGTTCCGTGCAGTGCGACAGGCCATGAAAGAAGCCAATTGCACCCGCAGCATCCTGGTAGGCCACAACGCTTTTTTCGACCGGGATTTTGTAAACGCTGCCGTCAACCGTAATGGCATCAAACGCAACCCGTTTCATCCTTTCTCCTGCTTCGATACTGCCACCATCGGCGGCCTGGCGGTTGGTCAGACGGTTTTGGCCAAAGCCTGCCGTGCAGCACATATCCAATTCAGTAATTCGGAAGCCCATTCCGCTATTTACGACGCCATGAAAACAGCCGAATTCTTTTGCTGGGTGGTGAACAGATGGAAAGCAATGGGCGGATGGCCGCTGCGGGAAAACGACGGCCACCCGCTTTAA
- the asnS gene encoding asparagine--tRNA ligase, whose protein sequence is MDWPLQISDYLAAKAPLGSQVSIRGWVRTRRDSKAGFSFINVHDGSAFDGIQVVADQSLPNYQDDVLKLSAGCSVEVSGELVKSAGKEQAVELQAQAISVLGWVDDPETYPVAKKRHSFEYLRTVAHLRPRTNTFGAVARVRNSAYQAIHRYFSERSFNWVNTPIITASDCEGAGEMFRVSTLDLLQVPRNDKGEIDFSRDFFADEAFLTVSGQLNGEAFCTALSRIYTFGPTFRAENSHTSRHLAEFWMVEPEVAFANLQDNADMAEEFLQTIFKAVLNECGDDMAFFAQHVNADAITRLQSIVDSEFVRMDYSEAITILEKCGKQFEFPLHWGVDLQSEHERYLAEEHVGRPVILMNYPKSIKAFYMRANDDDKTCAAMDVLAPGIGEIIGGSQREERLDLLDEKMDALGLKEDLWWYRDLRRYGTVPHAGFGLGFERLLNYITGLDNVRDVIPFPRVPGSALF, encoded by the coding sequence TGGGTGGGTGCGTACCCGGCGTGATTCCAAGGCGGGTTTCTCTTTTATTAATGTGCATGACGGGTCCGCGTTCGATGGTATACAAGTGGTAGCGGATCAATCGTTGCCGAATTATCAGGACGACGTGCTGAAATTGAGCGCCGGTTGCAGCGTGGAGGTGAGCGGCGAGCTGGTGAAATCCGCCGGTAAAGAGCAGGCGGTGGAACTGCAAGCGCAGGCGATTTCGGTGCTGGGTTGGGTCGATGATCCGGAAACTTATCCTGTTGCGAAAAAACGACACAGTTTCGAATATCTGCGCACGGTGGCTCATTTACGGCCACGGACAAATACATTCGGCGCGGTGGCGCGGGTACGTAACAGTGCCTACCAGGCTATTCATCGTTACTTCTCTGAACGCAGTTTTAACTGGGTAAACACACCGATTATCACCGCAAGCGATTGCGAGGGGGCGGGTGAAATGTTCCGAGTCAGCACCCTGGATCTTTTACAGGTTCCGCGCAACGATAAGGGCGAAATTGATTTCTCTCGTGATTTTTTTGCCGATGAGGCGTTTCTGACGGTATCCGGTCAGCTGAATGGAGAAGCATTTTGTACCGCGTTGTCACGCATTTACACCTTTGGACCTACCTTCCGCGCCGAGAACTCTCACACCAGCCGGCATCTGGCCGAATTCTGGATGGTGGAGCCGGAAGTGGCCTTTGCCAATCTGCAGGATAACGCGGATATGGCGGAAGAATTCCTACAGACAATTTTTAAAGCGGTGCTCAACGAGTGCGGCGATGATATGGCGTTCTTCGCCCAGCATGTCAATGCCGATGCCATCACCCGGCTGCAATCCATCGTCGATTCCGAGTTTGTTAGAATGGATTATTCCGAGGCGATTACCATCTTGGAAAAGTGCGGCAAACAGTTTGAATTTCCCTTGCATTGGGGTGTCGATTTGCAATCAGAGCACGAGCGCTACCTGGCAGAAGAGCATGTCGGCCGGCCGGTGATTCTGATGAATTATCCTAAGTCTATTAAGGCGTTTTATATGCGGGCCAACGACGATGATAAAACCTGTGCTGCCATGGATGTACTGGCTCCGGGAATTGGTGAAATCATCGGGGGCAGTCAGCGCGAAGAACGGCTGGACTTGTTGGATGAAAAAATGGATGCACTCGGGCTCAAAGAGGACCTGTGGTGGTATCGGGATCTGCGCCGATATGGAACGGTGCCCCACGCAGGATTTGGTTTGGGCTTTGAACGGTTACTTAACTATATCACCGGTCTGGACAACGTTCGCGATGTGATTCCATTCCCTCGTGTGCCCGGAAGTGCCTTGTTTTAA
- a CDS encoding alpha/beta fold hydrolase encodes MSLFESPELKNLSRYVRGYLGGLRSLCMDIEGEEFKYLEGGKEGSKAETIIFIHGMMGSKTQWRSMMRAYTEHYRVISLDVPGLSLHTNFAQKKHTLRQLAIWLEKVILHLRVANVHLVCHSMGCAVGAYFAATRPELVKSATFISFPDVFKNKGELFREYLEEINDIMDSNSLLPLQNFYRRTFASPPTIPNVVLRYNLREVKKYKSRLVNSMHDLASSSPLLMAQIRQIRSVTLILNGDEDRVTPLLREPYWKITLPDAEYLQLSECGHMLHMEKAEFASGLHREFLDRYRAAGAFEPRHDKSDDTGQYAISD; translated from the coding sequence TTGAGCCTATTTGAATCCCCAGAACTTAAGAACCTATCCCGCTACGTTCGTGGTTACCTGGGTGGGTTGCGTTCGCTTTGTATGGATATTGAGGGCGAAGAGTTCAAGTATCTGGAAGGAGGCAAAGAGGGGAGCAAAGCCGAGACCATTATATTCATACATGGGATGATGGGCTCGAAAACGCAGTGGCGCAGTATGATGCGCGCGTACACCGAACATTATCGGGTGATTTCTCTTGATGTTCCGGGACTCAGCCTGCACACCAATTTTGCCCAGAAAAAGCACACCCTAAGGCAGTTAGCCATATGGTTGGAAAAAGTCATTCTGCACTTGAGAGTGGCCAACGTGCATTTGGTGTGTCATTCCATGGGTTGCGCCGTAGGAGCGTATTTTGCGGCGACCAGACCGGAGCTGGTGAAATCGGCTACCTTTATTTCGTTCCCGGACGTATTTAAAAACAAGGGAGAACTGTTCAGGGAGTATCTTGAGGAAATCAACGACATCATGGACAGCAATAGTTTGCTGCCTTTGCAGAATTTTTATCGGCGTACTTTTGCGAGCCCTCCTACTATCCCGAATGTCGTGCTGCGTTACAATTTACGTGAAGTGAAAAAGTACAAGAGCCGCTTAGTGAATAGCATGCACGATTTGGCCAGTTCCAGCCCCTTACTGATGGCGCAAATTCGCCAGATCCGATCCGTTACGTTGATTCTGAATGGTGATGAGGACAGGGTGACGCCGTTATTGCGGGAACCTTACTGGAAAATAACCTTGCCGGACGCGGAGTATCTGCAATTATCCGAGTGCGGACATATGCTGCATATGGAGAAGGCGGAATTTGCATCGGGTCTTCACCGGGAGTTTCTGGATCGCTATCGCGCAGCGGGTGCGTTCGAGCCCAGACATGACAAGTCGGACGACACCGGTCAATACGCAATTTCCGACTAA
- a CDS encoding class I SAM-dependent methyltransferase: protein MSKQDNSFKDYFSSGADSYRRFRPIYPDDLYQYLATTAPNKQLAWDIGCGNGQAAIALSGYFQQVIATDASAEQIAQTQPGDNLKFFVSPAEHIDAADNSIDLITVAQAIHWFDHARFFKEVDRTLKPGGLFAAWGYQLLYTDTPLDATIERFHSEIVGPYWPPERALLDNGYTRIAFPYPRLDNPPFYMRTRWTFDELIGYLNTWSAVKLYEKTNNTNPLELHFDEIKAAWGDPKKEQPIHWPLILYAGKKSE from the coding sequence ATGAGTAAGCAGGATAATTCGTTTAAAGATTATTTTTCTTCCGGTGCTGATAGCTACAGGCGTTTTCGCCCAATTTATCCGGACGACTTGTACCAATATTTAGCGACAACAGCCCCCAACAAACAGCTGGCGTGGGATATCGGTTGCGGTAATGGACAGGCAGCGATCGCGCTGTCGGGGTATTTTCAGCAGGTTATCGCAACCGATGCCAGCGCTGAACAAATCGCGCAAACCCAACCCGGAGACAATCTGAAATTTTTTGTCAGCCCGGCCGAACACATCGACGCAGCCGATAACAGCATCGACCTGATCACCGTGGCACAAGCCATCCATTGGTTCGATCATGCCCGCTTTTTTAAAGAGGTTGACCGTACGCTAAAGCCTGGCGGGTTATTCGCAGCCTGGGGTTACCAATTGCTTTATACCGACACTCCTCTGGACGCAACAATCGAACGCTTTCATAGCGAAATTGTAGGACCATACTGGCCACCGGAACGTGCGCTTTTGGATAACGGCTATACGCGCATTGCGTTCCCCTACCCGCGCCTGGATAACCCGCCGTTTTATATGCGCACACGCTGGACATTCGATGAACTTATCGGCTATCTCAACACCTGGTCTGCGGTAAAACTCTACGAGAAAACGAACAATACAAATCCCCTTGAATTGCATTTTGATGAGATCAAAGCCGCTTGGGGTGATCCAAAGAAAGAACAGCCAATTCACTGGCCGTTGATACTGTACGCAGGAAAAAAATCAGAGTGA